In Nerophis lumbriciformis linkage group LG01, RoL_Nlum_v2.1, whole genome shotgun sequence, the genomic stretch GACAAAATGAGCTCCAGCAGTGAAACCCAATCTTTCACGAGGCGCATTTGAATGAAGTTGCTGCTTCTTCGAAATGTTGTCtttcaacttctatgctagtgCTGGCCATatttttcaaatatgttttattcTTTTGGGCTCCACTTACAACAATGTGACGGAGAAGCACAACAGTGATTGGACATTATGTCGTGGGGGAGGGCCTTTCACCACCACGGACAATCCCGTTCAGATAAATGCAAAGTATACTTTGGGATGGACAAAAATCCTAAAAACCTTACATTTCGGCATGAATATTACTCCTCAAagtattggctttatttataTTTGGGAGGATTGCAAACCGTACACTAGTACTCCCAAGTTGTTAGTTTTACATGTAATGACTGCCAAAACCGAGTAAAATGTACGATCTATTTAAAGGTGATATTTGGTACCTGCGCTGGCTGTCCGTCAGCGTGATGCCCTGCGACGTCACCTTGAACTGGACTACGGTGGCGGCGGGACGAGGGCTGCGGCCCAGTGTCGCATCTGTTGCCTTGGCGATGGCCTGAGGGCCGGTCAGAGACTCCGTTTCCACAGAGTTCAGGTAGAGGACGTTGCAGGCTGAGGATTAACGATGAGTCGGTCAAATGAACAACGAGACGGCATCCCTCTCCCCTGTAATCACAATTCTAGAGCATACAGACTGCACTCACCTGCTCCTTGCTTGAGGAGGTCAGCGGCGGTGCTGATGTTGCTCACTGGCTGAAGCTCCTGCACGTCTCCTATCAGATCTGACAACATGGAGACCACCATGACTTGATGTCAGAAAAAGGTGCATACACTGTAACGATTCACAAGTTAGACTTTTGAAGCCTGCTGACCTTTTTCGAGGATCTTCAGTGCACAGGGCAAAGAGATGGGCGTGATGGAGTGCTGGTAGACTAATGCAGACAGACTCCCTACAAATGCACATAAACAATCATGTCACATGCTagttatacactgcaaaaagttagtgttcaaaaacaagaaaaaaaaatacaaaaatgaggggtattttatttgaactaagcaaaattatctgccaatagaacaagaaaattcggcttgtcaagactttccaaaacaagtaaaattagcttacCTCTAACCACTAAGGTAGcttcaaactttaaaaaaatggccATGCAACCAGCAGAACGTAAGACGTGAAattaataagtagattaataagagaggataatataacaacaactgttggtgtgtcagcatcgaCAGTGAGTACACGACAAGGAGGGCGGCTCCATCCATAAATTGGTGATATCCATACCaaaggtacactgcaaaaagtcagtgttcaaaaacaagtaaaaaaaaaaagaaaaaaactaaaattaggggcattttacttgaactaagcaaaattatctgccaatagaacaagaaaatttggcttgtcaagactttccaaaacaagtcaaattagctaacctcaatgaaccccaaaataccttaaaataagtatattctcactaataacaagtgcacttttcttggtagaaaaaaattagacctttttgctcaatatgttgacaaatattcttaaatgaagtaaatgctagtgccattatcttgacataatgatatgcgctcggcataatgattttttttttcatgcttgaagaagttattactttaaaaaagtagttttatactaacacagctttgcaacagttgatattctagtttcaagcatgttttactcaatataggtcatcaaatctcagcaacaagctgtaatatcttactgagatcatttaggaccaaaacccttaaaacaagtaaaacactctaacataaaatctgcttagtgagaagaagtatcttatcagacagaaaataagcaaatatcacccttatttgagatatttcatcttacttagatttcactttttgcagtgtagcttggaTGTTTATACCTAAATCGTAAAGAGGTAATTTGACAatctttgggggaaaaaaatgatttctcTACTTTAAAAACtcaagtttacattttttttaatcataatttgGAGTACAGGTGAAAAGTTGAAAAGGAAAACAAAGCTTTCTTTGACCACATGGTCTTTAGTTGACAAGCAAATTACGCAACACAGCAGCAATAGAACTAATGTTAGAATAGAAATAGAAAGCAAAAACAATACGACAAATGGGGTCCTGAGCTgatgatgtcgtcgtggcttgtgcagccctttcagacaattgtgattaagggctatataaataaactttgattgattgattgaactaacaCGTGGGAGTTTTGCACCAACAGCTGACTAGCGACATTTTCAAAGGGCATGCAGAGTTAtgtagtttgtaaaaaaaaaaaaaaaaaaaatatcaggaGGTTGCTTACAGCCACACCCGTGTATGCAGAAGTTTGCCGCTTCACCCTATCGCGGATCGTAGTTTTCTAAGCATATCCGACGTATTTTTTTCGCATAAATTAAGTACTTTAATGCAAAAAAATTACCAAATATGGGAAAAAATATCAACACTATTGTAGTATTAGCcgctagatcatgggtgtcaaactctggccagcgggccaaaattggcccgccgtgtaatttcacttggcccttgaggcgatatcaaattaacactagagctggcccgccgattatatattgcggcggtgccgcggtaacacccattcaccgctaattctcatacttgccaaccctcccgagagactcccaaatttcagtgcccctcccgaaaatcgtcacgcccgcttttcatccagtccaacgagtgctggcccagtcacataatatgtgcggcttctgcacgcacacacaagtgaatgcaaggcatagttgatcaacagcgatacaggttacactgagggtggccgtataaacaactttaacactgttacaaatatgcgccacactgtgaacccacatcaaacaagaatgacaaacacatttcgggagaacatctgcaccgtaacacaacataaacacaacataacaaatacccagaatcttttgcaacactaattcttccgggacgctacaaggtgtgtgtgtgtgtttgggggggggggagagctagtactgcaaagggttctgggtatttgttctgttgtgtttatgttgtgttacggtgcggatgttctcccgaaatgtgtttgtcattcttgtttggtgtggattcacagtgtggcgtatatttgtaacaatgttaaagttgtttatacggccaccctcaatgtaatctgtatggctgttgatcaagtgtgagttgcattcacgtgtgtgtgcgtacagaagccgcacatatcttgtgactgggccggcactttGTTAAAATGGATGAAAAGCCTTCATCTATGACagatcgtagaggacgttaaaggcagtgcctttaaggcacgcccccaaaactgtgatccgggtggactacgagatataatgactgatgaacaccttcattcgataatgaaggttgcctcagctcaaagcctgagccccgacattaatgaactagcatccaagaaaatatggcaggtatctggcttgggcacatcagattagatcagtgtgttgcaaactgagcagtttaaagtcctgaatggttgttttattcattgttattttattttcaaatgtattagcctgtggaaaaagttaatgttatttacctcagaaggctccaaacagaaaagaggcattcaatttttatttaaattgtatttgatatgccattgatatttttaattattattattattatttgaaactcaattttgcatgtcactataaagttatataagccttgcttgttcaatattcaatgcaaaacttgtttgggtccctattaaaaggttaatttgttcaacctttgttcagttttaaattttggcccactctgtatttgagtttgacacccttgcgctAGATGGAAGAAAAACCAATCAAAGCAAACTGTTTAGTAACATGGCCGCTGATTGACTTTACGAGTATAAATGTGACGATGTGGGTGTTACTACGCTGTTAAAAACctatttaaaagttttttttaaatttgggatgtgaatcttacaactcaCGATTCTATTCCGATTCTTGGAGTGACGATTCGATTCCTATTAGATTCAAAACTATTCTCGCAGTTTATTTGTGGGTATAACAattaaagctcctcttggctgctgacgtacaaCACGTACGAAGTACAGAGATGGCCGCAAAaactatttagggcccgcatgtcccattgtataaggactcccaaagggagtccttatacaatgggacataaggacctattgaatttgtaaggttttattattctttattctttattcttccgccgccactttaaactgtaatttgacccacttaacatgcttcaaaactcaccatatttgacccacacatcaggacctgcgaaaattgccttttttttaaaaaaccgaaccacaaaactcaaaattgcgctctagcgccccctacgaaaaaaaacaactagactgcctgtaactcccactaggaaggtcggagagacatgaaacaaaaacttttatgtaggtgtgacttagacctagatttcataatagtatattctcgggcaaaaatcaacaggaagttggcaattcccccttcaagacaaaaaagtactaaaaacagtcacttttgcctctttgagctgtaatttgacccccttaacatgcttcaaaactcaccgaactgaacacacacatcaggactggcaaaaattgtgatctaataaaaaaacctaaccccaaatctcaaaattgtgctctagcgcaattttttaatgaaacgcacaaaaaactgctcctcggatgacaaacctgcctgtaactctccctgggaaggtcggagagacatgaaacaaaaacctctatgtaggtctcatttagacctacatttcataaattgacaacccctgctattcccccttcaaaacaatttttttgtaaaaaccggtcaccttccttcaaaaactatctcctctgagcgcgtttgtcgtttcggcttcaaactaacacaggagagagattaaacccttgtgtataaaataacagaacagcgttttaatacctgctccggttttgattttatgacccttcaaagacccgctgcgctgatgctgctgcgctgctgtttttttaagatggctgcttaaaagcaggaagcaccaacgtgcccacacaatgcagacaaggtaggtacactagacaaaagtcttgggacacttgagactaaaagtagacaaaagtattgggacacttaggactagcacctgccaaatacgcgggcccgaccaatgctgcttgcagctttaattttagaaATTGATtctcaattttttattattatttatatttaatttctTCAAGAAACGATGAATCAACTTTGAATCGGAATACTTGAAAATTGCGTTTCGGATGTGATTTATCATCCAGCTACTTTTCTTGAGCAACCTTATTTCTTATGCTCTCGCTAAGAAAATATTCgattaataattcctactttaGTAGAAATATTCACCATGGTCGTGCCCAGAAACAATTACCCGTGACAAACAAGGGTTTACTTTACTGTATTTACTTTTACACACCACAGATGGACCTTTATTAGAGTATGGGTGGCCATGGTAGATGTACTTGGAGACAGGATAATAATGTAAGGCTTACCAAAGTACGGCTCATTCTGACAACCTTTAATCTTCACTCCTCGAGGGCCCGTTTCAATGAGGAAGTGTCTCACCAAATGTTCCAGAGGGTCGCCCACTGTAGCGACAGAGTAATACACTGAGATCTCTGCACAACTTTGAGATCAAACAGCAAAGTAAGAACATAATctggttttgttgtttttttttacctttgctGCTGTGGTTGTTGATGTtaggagggggcgtggccacctTCAGTGCCAGGCCATAAGCCCCTTGGAAGGAATTACTATCCCGGATCAGGAAGGTTCCAGGGTCTCTTTCCTTCAAAGCAGCGATTGCTACGGTTAAACGAAAGCAAGGTGTTAGCGACTGGAGTGGTGGAACACACAGTAGCTCTTTTTAGACTTAGGGTAAGAGCAAAACCTTTTGTTTGGGGGAAATATGTGACCTGAGATTCTAAATTCCAGCTCATCAGCATGACTTTGTCTGGCGTTTATCAACAAGgattaactgcactttttttaaccTGGCGTCAACAAGGAATGTTAAGAAAAGAACTAAGTGGACCTAGATTAAAGCAGtaaggcaacactaaattggccctagggtgtgaatgtggtcagtctatctgtgttggggcgacttgtccagggtgtaccccgccttttgccagaatgcagctgagataggctccagcaccccccgcgaccccgtaagggacaagcggtagaaaatggatgcatggatggactaCAATGTCAGTTCTTTAGTAGTGAACTAGTTACTCTTGTGCGTAGACATTGTGTCGTTGATGTTGCATGTGAAATGTCCGCTGAAACGCGGTAATGcacgtgtggaggggggcgtggcctgcgggcctgccgcggaacggggcgttgccaggaccggcttcgaagacagcgacaggtgcgtggaAGGccaaggtgggccttgttatctaatcacctgtcgcctttattagcagcagccgtgatgagacgagtagtcggggttggaggtgctgctgagcggacgCAGCAGACAAAGACactttgctgaaaagcaaaagcctctgcacctttttatgacaataaaacagtgttataccctgaaattcctggctctcctggcagtgtgtggtggtctggcTTGTTGGGCGCcaaatgtagaggttgccctctagtgggttcttcggaccaccacacactgccaggagagccaggaatttcagggtataacaccgttttattttcataaaaaggTGCAGAGGCTTTTGCTTTTTAGCAAAGTGTCTTTGTCTGCTGCGTCCTCCAACCGCgactactcgtctcatcacggctgccgctaataaaggcgacaggtgattagataacaaggcccacctgggccatctacgcacctgtcgctgtcttcgaggccggtcctggcaacaccccgttccgcggcaggctcgCAGGCCACGCCACCCTCCACAGCACGTTTTTAAACATGaatttttgcgtcaaaatataaATTCTGCgttttttaataaaatgaaaaaaacgaATAGGATCCAAACAAAATGTGTTGAACGCTCGCCTCGGCCGCAGGTACTggctgttcctcttgcctaaacacAGCACTGACTTGCAGGAAGAGGAGACGATCAAGAGCAccgaaacaagctcgctagttagctaacCATTTTGCTAGCTTACTTACTCTGTTTGCTTTCAGAGTCACAACGTTGACGACTCTCTATTTtgatgctaatcatatttggatgattactatctgaacactgttagttccgaaccagttgtagttctagatcAGCGGTGTCAAAATCGTTTACACTaatggccacatcgcagttatgtttggccccacagggctgcttctaacagtgaatactattattacacaatttttttatgcattttatttgtagattttttttaaaactaaaatgtaaaaaaaatattgtaagtttcaataatttcacctcaatttttggtgtgtattactgtaaatggaaaaacagtactgctgtttttatggtaaaaaataaataaaggcagttcagttgccagaattttactgtaaaatttacattcgttttttttttatgttaaaaaaaaaactgcaattttacagtaaaattttggcacctgagctgccagtttgtttttaagtttttttaccgcaaattaacaactgtagatttttcggtgtataactgtaaatgccaaaacggcaccacagttaattacagtaaaaaaaaaaaaactgtttttttcatttagagaaaaatgctgtaaaaaccacagtaaatttcacaatttcccCATGAAATCAATTGCTACATTTactttgcacaatttgatggataacttgcttagaaatcattattagtatttatttatatttaaaaaatggtttgaatgtttgataacaaatgtttgcataattagacaatatttaagttaacataatttacatatatattttttctcccaaaatagaaataaataatacatttagtaagaaaagttacagtactttattgatacatattatttccaggctttcgagggccaaataaaacgaAGTGTGTTCTAGAGTATTtcttagtagccagcgagaaagtatatttttgacgtgacggatgtaaacagaggtcacaacaccggaaATATATCacccgagggggcgtggctacaggatagagttgccaaatcaGAGTTTTTAGCATGCATGTAATACAATTTTACATGACATTTTCAATGGTAATAATGTTAGTACATTATTTGGTAGAAAAACAAATAGTtgtgtggtacattacatgggacatgtaagtgtcaaaaagacagccaaaagaggttggtagatgagaataaatgtaaaggtaaaatatattgcaggaaatgtagtcttgattttcaaaattgtatttcgggatttgcgtggcagcactttgtgctgatGGAAATGTTCCTTGTTTGTTTATCTCAATTGTCCTCAAAAGATGCTCACATCCCTGTACATTAAGAGCTGTACTCTCTCAATGTCCAAATATGAACAGTGGTTTTTACACTTACTATGGTTATGATGCAGGTTTTGCattgacactggaacagattatttcaaTGTCCATGACTTCCTatggtacaaaacccaaaaccagtaaagttggcacgttgtgtaaatggtaaataaaaactgaatacaatgatttgcaaatccttttcaacttatattcaattgaatagactgcaaagacaagatacttaacgttcaaactggtgaactttgtttctttttgcaaatattagctcatttggaatttgattcttgcaacatgtttcaaaaaagctggcgcaagtagcaaaaaagactgagaaagttgaggaatattcatcaaacactcatttggaacatcccacaggtgaacaggctcattgggaacatgattgggtataaaagtagattccatgaaatgctcagtcattcacaaacaaggacggggcgagggtcatcactttgtcaacaaatgcatgagcaaattgtccaacagtttaagaacaacatttctcaatgagctattgcaaggaatttagggatttcatcacctacggtccgtaatatcatcaaaaggttcagagaatctggagaaatcactgcacgtaagcagcaatgcccgtgactttcaatccctcaggcggtactgcatcaaaaagcgacatcagtgtgtaaaggatatcaccacatgggctcaggaaccttcagaaaaccactgtcagtaactacagttcgtcactacatctgtaagtgcaagttaaaactatactatgcaaagcgaaagccatttatcaacaacacccagaaacgccgcgaggtcatcaaagatggactgatgtaaattggacgtgtccacatttcaaatcggcGTGTCTtccttctgtttttatttacgatttacacaacatgccaacttcactggttttgtaaaagGTGTTGCAATAAAAGCTTTACCTTGCTCCCTGGAGATGCCGGACTTGTACCAGAACCTGGAACTATCCTGGACAAACTTCACACTGACTCTATTCCCGTTCTCACGCTCCTCCGACCCAAAAACGTCGTTGTCAGGGGGTGCGATCTCCCCCACCGTGGGCGAGAAGGTGACGTGGTGCTGATGCTGAGCGGTGCCTGACTTCACGGTCTCCGGCCCATCACTGGGTGACCCGGGCTGGGAGGGTGCGTGTCTCTTCTCCGGCAGGGGCGGCTGAGGGTGAGGAAGTGGAATGGAGATGGTGGAGTAGCCGGAGGTGGATGGCGGCTGGAGCTGTGCCGAGGAGTAGCAGTGTTTCTTGTTGCCGTCTATGGCGGGATTGTGCTCTAGGTGGTGGTGGTGAGGAGCATGGTTGGAATGGTGGACTTCAGAGCCGCTCATCATGAGCTTTCGACCCAGCGTGGCAAAACCAGGAACTGGGCTATCAGAGACAGGGGAGCCCTCCGTGCTACTTGGTGCAACCTGGACGGAAGCTGCTGGATGTGGAGATGTCGGTGCACTTGTGGTATCTGGGCTGCTTTTGGGGGGCGGTGGAGAACATCCATTGACCTGTGCGTTGGTGGCTTGAGTCTGGCTCGGAGGGTGGCACACCGCCTGGGACGCTGAGAACGGCACGGCGGCAGCCTCGGACGGGTGTGGAGTCTCCAGGGTGGGAGGTTGGTGGCGGTGGTCCGATGGATGTGAGGCGACAGAGTCCAGACAAGTGTTGTGTGTTGATGACGGCGCCACCTGGCTGCAGTGCTGCGGTTGTGTTGTCGAGGGCGGGACAGTCGGTGCGGTGCTGTGGTTGTGGGATTCTGAGTGCGACGGTTTGCCATTCGCCACATGTGGCGAGGATGAGGAGTCAGTGCTGTTAACTGATGGGATTTCTGAGGACTGCTGGACGATGTTTTCAGAGGAATAATGTCCATTCTGAGGTTGGGAGGCCACAGAGTCACTGCTGATGACTGCTTTACGGACGTCATGTTCTCTCCCTGGACTGGGACTAAAATAGAGAAATGAAAGTTATCGTTTCATTATTCCTGTCTACAGCTTTTAGAAATATTCACATTTAAAATCCATGAGTGTTTCTAGCAAACAAGACAacacaaatgttaaaaaatgcctgCCCACCACCCAGGGAAACCAGGTAGAAACATAGCACACTGTTAAAGCTTAACCAATTTttaccatccatcttcttccgcttatccaagttcgggtcgtgggggcagcagcctaagcagggaagcccagacttccctctccccaaccacttcatCCAGCgcttcccgggggaccccgaggcgttcccaggccagccgggagatgtagtcttcccaacgtgtcatgggtcttccccgtggcctcctaccggtcggacgtgccctaaacacctccctagggaggcgttagggtggcatcctgaccagatgcccgaaccacctcatctggctcctctccatgtggaggagcagcggctttactttgagctccccccggatgacaaagcttctcaccctatctctaagggagagccctgccacccggcggaggaaactcatttcggccgcttgtacccgtgatcttgtcctttcgttcataacccaaagctcatgaccataggtgaggatgggaacgtaaatcgaccggtaaattgagagctttgccttccggtccagctccttcttcaccacaacggatcgatacagcgtccgcattactgaagacgccgcaccgatcccgcctgtcgatctcacgatccactcttccctcactcatgaacaagactcccaggtacttgaactcctctgctTGGAGGAGACGCTGCCCTAttttttaccataacaatgtaaaaggttaataCGGGCctctcaccttttttttataataggcgtttgttttaatgaatatttaggcctactacgctactgtatttgaatgtttGTTTAAGTGTTTTCTGATGTAGGACTGGGTGAAAACCACGGCACTAGATAATGTCACACGTTTCTTCTGACACAAGCCAAAAAGCTATGTTTTTACACATTCATTCAGTTTTTGAAAGTATTCACGCTGGCTGGAGTTTTGTTCAAATATGCGTGTTGGTAAAGACCTAGCCTAAAATCAGGGGATACCTTTCCGGTGTGCGAAGAGGACTGCTAGAGTGGACGGGCGTGGACGGTCCAGACATGTCGGACGGGGTGGAACAAGCACCCTGACCATCTCTGTGGGCCCTCCTGAAGGATCCGTTGGTGATGTGGTCTCTCCAGCCAACACTTTCATTGGAGTTCCGAAGGCCGTCTATAAGTGGAAGTGAACAAACCGCAACGTTTAGTCGCAGCAGGAAACAAACACGTACGTCTGCATGACTCACCAGTGTGTGAGTCAGGGCCGTATGACTGCGGCGCGTCTGGATGTGGACGGTGGTGGTTGTGGTTATGCTCAGCTGACCCGTTGCTATGGCTGCAGGGTCCCGGTGCGGAGGATGGGGGCAGCGGCGAAGTGGACTCGGACTGGTAGCCCGAGGCGTAGCCCCTGCTCTCGGACGGCGATGGCTGGTACGGTGAACATGGACACGCCTGTCGGGGCGTCTggtagccactgctgctgctgctgtactTGAGGTCGAGGTGGGAATGAGCGTGGGAGCGCGAGGCCTCAGGATATGCGGGGTGGCATGACGGCAAGGGATCAAAGGTGAAGGCGGGGTGATTGTGACCCTGTGGGCCGTAGGAGGGAGTGACGTCCCTCCTGTGCCAGTAGTCCGCCTCCCTTTCTCTTTCCCACTGAAGCTCCGCCTCCCTGTCTCGCTCCCAAGGGAGGGACAACTCCCGGCCTCGTCTCTCCCAGTGGATCTCCGAGCTTCCTCCTCTTCGTAGGCCCGCCTCCCTCTGCTGAAGCTCCGCCTCTCGGTCCCAGTGGAAACTGTCGCCGCGGTCGAGCCTCAAGCCGTGATAGGCCGCCGCTTCTTCTCTCCTGATGCTGCAGTCTCTGCACAGGCAGCCAGGGGGCGGCAGCCCGTCCATTAGCATTATGTCGTGGTAGGGCGCGTTGGCGGTGGACTTGGCGTGCGGATGGTGGTGGCTGTGAGGCGGAGGAAGATGATGGTAGGGGCCGTAGT encodes the following:
- the tns2a gene encoding tensin-2 isoform X2, translating into MGCVLSSDWCGEDVVQAVPVARTASVKSRSLERSDSGRMRLMKSAKGEPHAFKEKTFKKRRQCSVCHQNVDNIGSFCRVCKTATHRKCEAKVTTACIAAPANDLQRRGTAPSRNTQHLGSTKSLTYTKQRNTLPRSFSVDRVMERVMERHYDFDLTYITERIISVFFPPKLEEQRYRLNLKEVAAMLKSKHQDKFLLLNLSERRHDMSRLNPKVHDFGWPDLHAPPLDKICAICKAMETWLTSDPQHVVVLHCKGNKGKTGVIIAAYMHYSKISAGADQALSTLAMRKFCEDKVASSLQPSQNRYIYYFGGLLSGAIKMNSSPLFLHQVLIPSLPNFQGEGGYYPFLKIYQSMQLVYTSGIYDLQGSGGRRLCVTIEPALLLKGDIMVKCYHRRAQTADRDTVFRLQFHTCTIHGAQLWFGKGELDGACTDERFPSDATVEFVFSTGPEKIKGREYHKNDPAVTVDYNTADPVVRWDSYENFNQRYQDSLEDIAHTRGPVDGSLYAQIKKRRGQSSGSLSSTNGSSPGAEDRPDHFLPQRSDSALSAHSSPFNQSFMHPDHHEDPIRPPPPTRQEREELERLLGGIEGSRDADRETAILDDGDSSPSERNETPGLSRSCSCRAGYRSQRCAEPGCDRTLLMPNGYCLDRAPGTNGHHRATPSHSPNPAAQPSHMDLCQHYSPHPQHSLPPPDLVWDRQSNQQHFLHRSCSEAPSSRHHCPYPSLDAHSHAHHHPLSAPSRLCYREDDYGPYHHLPPPHSHHHPHAKSTANAPYHDIMLMDGLPPPGCLCRDCSIRREEAAAYHGLRLDRGDSFHWDREAELQQREAGLRRGGSSEIHWERRGRELSLPWERDREAELQWEREREADYWHRRDVTPSYGPQGHNHPAFTFDPLPSCHPAYPEASRSHAHSHLDLKYSSSSSGYQTPRQACPCSPYQPSPSESRGYASGYQSESTSPLPPSSAPGPCSHSNGSAEHNHNHHRPHPDAPQSYGPDSHTDGLRNSNESVGWRDHITNGSFRRAHRDGQGACSTPSDMSGPSTPVHSSSPLRTPESPSPGREHDVRKAVISSDSVASQPQNGHYSSENIVQQSSEIPSVNSTDSSSSPHVANGKPSHSESHNHSTAPTVPPSTTQPQHCSQVAPSSTHNTCLDSVASHPSDHRHQPPTLETPHPSEAAAVPFSASQAVCHPPSQTQATNAQVNGCSPPPPKSSPDTTSAPTSPHPAASVQVAPSSTEGSPVSDSPVPGFATLGRKLMMSGSEVHHSNHAPHHHHLEHNPAIDGNKKHCYSSAQLQPPSTSGYSTISIPLPHPQPPLPEKRHAPSQPGSPSDGPETVKSGTAQHQHHVTFSPTVGEIAPPDNDVFGSEERENGNRVSVKFVQDSSRFWYKSGISREQAIAALKERDPGTFLIRDSNSFQGAYGLALKVATPPPNINNHSSKVGDPLEHLVRHFLIETGPRGVKIKGCQNEPYFGSLSALVYQHSITPISLPCALKILEKDLIGDVQELQPVSNISTAADLLKQGAACNVLYLNSVETESLTGPQAIAKATDATLGRSPRPAATVVQFKVTSQGITLTDSQRRVFFRRHYPVNSVTFSSLDPKDRRVFGFVAKKPGSMAENVCHLFAELDPEQPAAAIVNFINKVMLSQRR